One part of the Acetoanaerobium sticklandii genome encodes these proteins:
- a CDS encoding response regulator transcription factor, producing the protein MKHIFIVDDEKRIRDLIEMYLKKEGYNTTTFESADGVLSAIREFMPDLLVLDIMMQGLDGLDLCKEIRKISEVPIIFVSARSDELDRILGLELGADDYLAKPFSPRELVVRIKTILKRTTKSSEHNDEILKTKDLEIYVQRRIVKCMGQDIPLTIKEYEVLEFLMKNINLPLSREQIIESIWGYDYDGYDRNVDDTIKRLRKKLKTAKSRVVIKTVWGYGYRIDDNE; encoded by the coding sequence AAAGGAAGGATATAACACAACTACCTTTGAAAGTGCAGATGGCGTGCTATCAGCTATAAGAGAATTTATGCCAGACTTACTGGTTTTAGATATAATGATGCAAGGCTTAGATGGTTTGGATTTGTGCAAGGAAATTAGAAAAATTAGTGAAGTGCCTATAATTTTTGTATCAGCAAGAAGCGATGAACTAGATAGGATACTCGGACTAGAGCTAGGTGCAGATGATTATCTTGCAAAGCCTTTTTCTCCTAGAGAGCTAGTCGTAAGAATAAAAACCATATTAAAAAGAACGACTAAATCCTCAGAGCATAATGACGAAATTTTGAAAACAAAGGATTTGGAGATATATGTTCAAAGAAGAATAGTCAAATGTATGGGGCAAGACATACCTCTTACTATAAAGGAGTACGAGGTACTGGAATTTTTGATGAAAAATATCAATCTACCTCTTTCTAGAGAACAAATTATCGAGTCTATTTGGGGATATGATTACGATGGTTATGATAGAAACGTCGATGATACTATAAAAAGGCTTAGAAAAAAGCTTAAGACTGCAAAATCAAGAGTGGTAATAAAAACAGTCTGGGGCTATGGATATAGGATAGATGACAATGAGTAA
- a CDS encoding sensor histidine kinase, with amino-acid sequence MSKIGKKIMQSYFIIILATAFVFMGISKMSFNDILNRQTRLDLKKDADVVAKQINMVIDQKIEMTVVDGSPNVKIQISKNFFGENALSISEIILPKGMGYAHNRLATTHFIIMDVDKNLIFQSYNTEQEPINPLEIDKTKYYVEQRPLISSLDQETLGYLVMLAKKEDLSVINALINRSVFLGFLIALFIASIISIFFERGIISPINKLKKNIASFSFTDDEIIWEEIKTKDELAEINQDFLKMAYKLKEYDKKQKEFFQNTSHELKTPLMSIQGYAEAIKDKVMDESMVDEGLDIIIDESKKLRDTVNSIVYLSKMENLMSEEKSIRINLWEAVEEIIIRLTLLAKEKNITFKNNIAHYIVVRTSDDRLDRVFSNILSNALRYAKSQISIESFEIETGHIIIKIQDDGRGFENNEELYIFDRFYKGKGGNTGLGLSIVKSIAESNGWGLKAYNADEGGAVVEIVIPPLRDKDVN; translated from the coding sequence ATGAGTAAAATAGGAAAAAAAATAATGCAGAGCTATTTTATCATTATATTAGCAACTGCATTTGTATTTATGGGCATTTCAAAAATGTCCTTCAACGATATCCTCAATAGGCAGACAAGGCTGGATCTCAAAAAAGACGCTGACGTAGTAGCCAAGCAAATAAACATGGTGATAGATCAAAAAATTGAAATGACTGTTGTTGATGGAAGCCCTAATGTGAAAATCCAAATAAGTAAGAATTTTTTTGGAGAAAATGCTCTTAGCATTTCAGAAATTATTCTCCCAAAAGGCATGGGTTATGCTCATAATAGACTTGCAACGACTCATTTTATAATAATGGATGTAGACAAAAACCTCATCTTTCAATCCTATAATACAGAGCAGGAACCTATAAATCCTTTAGAGATAGACAAGACCAAATATTATGTAGAGCAAAGACCTCTGATTTCCTCTTTAGACCAAGAGACTTTAGGCTATCTTGTTATGCTTGCTAAGAAAGAAGATTTAAGTGTAATAAATGCTCTTATCAATAGATCTGTATTCTTAGGTTTTTTAATAGCACTTTTTATTGCTAGTATAATCTCTATATTTTTTGAAAGAGGAATAATAAGCCCAATAAATAAACTAAAGAAAAATATAGCCTCCTTCTCTTTTACTGATGATGAAATCATCTGGGAAGAAATAAAAACAAAAGATGAGCTAGCAGAAATCAATCAGGATTTTCTTAAAATGGCATACAAGCTAAAAGAATATGATAAGAAGCAAAAAGAATTTTTCCAAAATACCTCTCATGAGCTAAAGACTCCACTTATGTCTATTCAAGGATATGCAGAGGCTATCAAGGACAAGGTAATGGATGAGAGCATGGTTGATGAAGGTCTGGATATAATAATAGATGAAAGTAAGAAGCTTAGAGATACAGTTAACTCAATTGTTTACCTTAGTAAAATGGAAAATCTTATGAGTGAGGAAAAGTCCATTAGAATAAATCTCTGGGAAGCTGTAGAAGAGATAATAATAAGGCTTACACTTCTAGCCAAAGAGAAAAATATAACCTTTAAGAATAATATTGCTCACTATATTGTGGTTAGAACTAGTGATGATAGATTAGACAGAGTTTTTTCAAATATACTTTCAAATGCCTTAAGATATGCAAAATCTCAAATATCTATTGAATCCTTTGAAATCGAAACTGGTCATATAATAATAAAAATTCAAGATGATGGACGAGGCTTTGAAAATAATGAGGAGCTGTATATATTTGACAGATTTTACAAAGGTAAAGGAGGCAACACTGGACTTGGACTATCTATAGTAAAAAGCATTGCAGAGTCAAATGGCTGGGGACTCAAGGCTTATAATGCAGATGAAGGTGGAGCTGTAGTAGAAATTGTGATACCACCACTTAGAGATAAAGATGTAAACTAA
- a CDS encoding transglutaminase domain-containing protein produces the protein MKKNLKQYLLIALSIASVTFPNLAHADAKIIDESDVAKGIIKVNYSTNYQSKYKLAIEKDGQKQYFDLAANTAQSFPLIYDNGSYTIKIMQNTSGNSYKSVYTQKIDAYIADDTAMYLVSTATVNWSEQMMAIKKAEELTKNLQTDKEKFDAIYNYVIKNYSYDYNKAATVKPGYMPDIEKIYESKSGICYDYSVLFASMLRSQGIPAKVVKGSSTLVNEYHAWNEVFIDGNWIIVDTTVDAAYSASKAPIATIKSSNQYTKTSEI, from the coding sequence ATGAAAAAAAATTTAAAACAGTATTTATTAATTGCTTTATCGATTGCTAGTGTAACCTTTCCCAATCTAGCTCATGCAGATGCAAAGATAATAGACGAGAGCGATGTTGCTAAAGGAATAATCAAAGTCAATTACTCTACAAATTATCAATCTAAATATAAATTAGCAATTGAAAAAGATGGGCAAAAACAATATTTTGATTTAGCTGCTAATACAGCTCAAAGCTTCCCTTTAATTTACGACAACGGAAGCTACACTATAAAAATAATGCAAAACACATCAGGGAATAGCTATAAATCAGTATACACTCAAAAAATCGACGCTTATATAGCAGATGATACAGCTATGTACCTTGTTTCAACTGCTACTGTTAACTGGAGTGAGCAAATGATGGCAATAAAAAAAGCTGAAGAGCTCACAAAAAATCTTCAAACTGATAAAGAAAAATTTGATGCTATATACAATTATGTTATTAAAAATTATAGCTATGATTATAATAAAGCAGCTACAGTTAAACCAGGATATATGCCTGATATAGAAAAAATTTATGAATCAAAGTCAGGTATTTGCTATGACTACAGTGTTTTATTTGCTTCTATGCTAAGAAGCCAAGGGATTCCCGCCAAGGTAGTAAAAGGTAGCTCTACCTTAGTAAATGAATACCATGCATGGAACGAAGTGTTTATTGACGGAAACTGGATTATAGTTGATACTACAGTAGATGCAGCCTACAGCGCTTCAAAAGCTCCTATAGCTACTATAAAATCCTCAAATCAGTATACTAAAACCTCTGAAATATAA
- a CDS encoding substrate-binding domain-containing protein — MKKRNLFFKETCLALLMVFALMLSGCTSTPEAEPAPEQANQEVTTPENPDIILATTTSTQDSGLLDVLIPMFEEQTGYRVKTIAVGTGQALAMGEKGEADVLLTHAPASEKPLVESGAVTNYQLVMHNDFILVGPSSDPAKVKDLKSVADAFKSISETSSIFVSRGDDSGTDKKEKGIWKDINIPNEGSWYQETGQGMGQTLNIASQKEGYTLTDRATFLAQKDNLQLEIAVQGEKSLLNIYHVMQVNEEKFPKVNADGAKAFVEFMIDSKTQDIIGEFGMDEYGEPLFFKDAGKTEEEIGK; from the coding sequence ATGAAAAAAAGAAATCTATTTTTTAAAGAAACCTGCTTGGCTTTACTTATGGTATTTGCACTTATGCTTAGCGGATGTACTTCTACGCCTGAAGCTGAGCCTGCACCTGAGCAAGCCAATCAAGAGGTGACAACACCTGAAAATCCAGATATAATATTAGCAACGACAACTAGTACTCAAGATTCTGGGTTACTAGATGTACTCATACCTATGTTTGAAGAGCAAACTGGATATAGAGTAAAAACAATTGCTGTAGGAACGGGTCAAGCGCTTGCTATGGGAGAAAAGGGTGAAGCAGACGTGCTTCTTACTCATGCTCCAGCATCAGAGAAGCCTCTAGTAGAAAGTGGAGCTGTTACTAATTATCAGCTTGTAATGCATAATGATTTCATATTGGTTGGACCATCAAGTGACCCTGCTAAGGTTAAAGACCTAAAATCAGTAGCAGATGCTTTTAAGTCAATATCTGAAACTTCATCTATATTTGTATCAAGAGGAGACGATTCAGGAACCGACAAAAAAGAAAAAGGAATATGGAAAGATATTAATATTCCAAATGAAGGTTCATGGTATCAAGAAACAGGACAAGGAATGGGACAAACTTTAAATATTGCTTCCCAGAAGGAAGGCTATACTTTGACTGATAGAGCTACATTTTTAGCTCAAAAGGATAATCTACAATTAGAGATAGCTGTTCAAGGTGAAAAATCATTGTTAAACATATATCATGTAATGCAAGTGAATGAAGAAAAATTCCCTAAAGTGAATGCTGATGGAGCTAAAGCCTTTGTGGAGTTTATGATAGATTCAAAAACTCAGGATATAATTGGAGAGTTTGGCATGGATGAATATGGTGAGCCACTATTCTTTAAGGATGCAGGAAAAACAGAGGAAGAAATAGGAAAATAA
- a CDS encoding ABC transporter permease, translated as MDLIIEGLKKAINMILTGDPEVLRITLLTLQVSGTATLISLIIGIPFGTVLALKRFPGRDFLMSIVNTGMGMPPVVAGLWISILLWRSGPLGSLNLIYTPTAIIIAQAVIASPIVVGLTSAAISQVDPKLRLQIKALGATKLQYLWFLLKEARFSLLAAVIAGFGAVVSEVGASMMVGGNVKGLSRVLTTATVMEVSKGNFDVAIALSAILVLVSYLTTLWLTVLQQKR; from the coding sequence ATGGATTTGATTATTGAGGGACTTAAAAAAGCGATAAATATGATATTAACGGGTGATCCTGAGGTACTTAGGATCACTCTTTTAACTCTGCAAGTATCTGGAACAGCCACGCTTATAAGCTTGATTATAGGGATACCCTTTGGAACGGTGCTGGCATTAAAAAGATTCCCTGGCAGAGATTTTTTAATGAGTATAGTAAACACAGGAATGGGAATGCCACCAGTAGTTGCTGGATTATGGATTTCTATTTTGCTATGGCGCTCGGGACCTTTAGGCTCACTTAATCTTATTTATACTCCAACTGCAATAATAATTGCTCAAGCGGTGATTGCTTCACCTATAGTAGTAGGACTTACTAGTGCTGCTATTTCTCAAGTAGATCCAAAGCTTAGACTTCAAATCAAAGCTTTGGGAGCAACTAAGTTACAGTATTTATGGTTTTTACTAAAAGAAGCTAGATTTTCTCTGCTTGCTGCTGTGATTGCTGGATTTGGAGCCGTTGTTTCAGAGGTAGGAGCATCAATGATGGTGGGGGGGAATGTAAAAGGATTATCTAGAGTTCTTACTACGGCAACGGTTATGGAAGTATCAAAAGGGAACTTTGATGTAGCAATAGCTCTTAGCGCTATTTTAGTTCTAGTTTCTTATTTGACTACATTATGGCTTACAGTGCTTCAGCAAAAAAGATAG
- a CDS encoding ABC transporter ATP-binding protein — translation MLKAKNLCWQQGNKKILDNIDFSLLKGEVIGLVGPNGSGKSSLLKVLSFLEKPTSGEILFQNKVIGSNISLDIRRKIAIVFQDPLLLNTTVYENVASGLKIRGKSKKEISDKVDRWLTSFGISHLINQKARLLSGGESQRVSLARAFAIEPDVIFLDEPFSALDVPTKELLIDDINKIIKDTNTTAVVVSHDFRDIFRLASKAMVLINGRVEAVDTPFNLINKSTTAEVDRFLIHWKNLNF, via the coding sequence ATGTTAAAAGCTAAAAATTTATGCTGGCAGCAAGGAAATAAAAAAATACTTGATAACATCGATTTTTCTCTTTTAAAAGGTGAGGTAATAGGGCTTGTAGGACCAAATGGTTCAGGTAAGAGCAGCTTGTTAAAAGTCCTATCTTTTTTGGAGAAGCCTACATCTGGAGAAATATTATTTCAAAATAAGGTAATTGGATCTAATATATCATTAGATATAAGAAGAAAAATAGCTATTGTTTTTCAGGATCCTCTACTTTTAAATACCACTGTATATGAAAATGTAGCTTCAGGTTTAAAGATAAGAGGAAAATCAAAAAAAGAGATAAGTGATAAAGTTGATAGATGGCTAACTAGCTTTGGGATTTCACACTTAATAAATCAAAAAGCGCGCTTACTTTCAGGTGGAGAATCACAAAGAGTAAGCTTAGCTAGAGCATTTGCGATTGAACCAGATGTAATTTTTTTGGATGAGCCATTTTCAGCTTTAGACGTTCCAACAAAAGAGCTATTGATTGATGACATTAATAAAATAATTAAAGATACAAATACCACAGCTGTTGTAGTAAGCCATGATTTTAGGGATATATTTAGACTTGCAAGTAAAGCTATGGTGTTGATAAATGGAAGAGTAGAAGCAGTCGATACTCCATTTAATTTAATTAATAAGTCAACCACGGCTGAAGTAGATAGATTTTTAATACATTGGAAAAATCTAAATTTCTAG
- a CDS encoding YkgJ family cysteine cluster protein, whose amino-acid sequence MISSFYENKKEINKQLEAIYSQILPGNCKSCANCCSESVGASFTEAANIYVYLLENSLFTPDLKKAIMVYYLDIYQKRNKCPFLDKTKRCKIYEVRPLNCRLYGHWLKDDYESNLKRLHKQALDISKEFNENGYEVSKEYLDFQIPYCHDFIGELYDLSFRNRLYDRLVNIDSGFIISNNLEIDYADKGIVEHIAGLLFDTEAIDKLRFENKLTDKLRRRLIKIAEHIIPKVYINK is encoded by the coding sequence TTGATAAGTAGTTTTTATGAAAATAAGAAAGAAATAAATAAGCAACTAGAAGCTATATATAGTCAAATACTTCCAGGAAATTGTAAAAGCTGTGCCAATTGCTGCAGCGAATCCGTAGGAGCTTCATTCACTGAGGCGGCAAATATTTATGTTTATTTACTTGAAAATAGTTTGTTTACTCCAGATTTAAAAAAAGCCATTATGGTATATTATCTAGACATATATCAAAAGAGAAATAAATGTCCTTTTTTGGATAAAACCAAGAGATGTAAAATTTATGAAGTTAGACCTCTAAATTGTAGACTATATGGACATTGGCTAAAAGATGACTACGAATCAAATCTCAAACGTCTTCATAAACAAGCACTTGATATTTCAAAAGAATTTAATGAAAATGGTTATGAGGTTTCTAAGGAATATTTGGACTTTCAGATACCATATTGCCATGATTTTATAGGAGAGCTATATGATTTAAGCTTTAGAAATCGATTGTATGACAGGCTTGTGAATATAGACAGTGGTTTTATTATCAGCAATAATCTTGAAATCGATTATGCAGATAAAGGAATCGTAGAGCATATTGCTGGATTGTTGTTTGATACTGAGGCAATTGACAAGCTAAGATTTGAAAACAAATTGACGGATAAGCTAAGAAGAAGGCTAATTAAAATTGCAGAGCATATTATACCAAAAGTTTATATAAATAAGTAG
- a CDS encoding phosphoenolpyruvate carboxykinase (ATP) — MSTRNQWNTSEITSSNTVFSRMRTTIESAFWGNNVHNIENLKQAYQLAKNSPGTVVTDMPVYEPEKIGLDKDSKVLLFNDGDVSARCAQARRILGSPGISEDEYSAVVREAIYQTRTKKLYHAQACIGLDKDFMIKAHLLIPEGHENIAYNWLLNFQEFNEEYIRMYEESKAIGNEGDIYVFSDPDWKNENYPVGLTIFDPNHNCAALLGMRYFGEHKKGTLTLAWGCANRNGFASCHAGQKRYTLKDGRNFVAGVFGLSGSGKSTLTHAKHDGKYEVMVLHDDAFVISVEDGSSVALEPSYFDKTQDYPAGCDDNKYLITAQNCGVTIDDKGNKTLVTEDIRNGNGRAIKSKLWTTNRLDKFENPVNAIFWIMKDETLPPVLKLTDNILAATMGATLATKRSSAERLLQGVDPDALVIEPYANPFRTYPLSDDYLKFKELFEKRAVECYIINTGSFMGKKIPKEITLGILEDIVDNKANFVSWNEIFGMQIQELAGFIPNLSDKKYLEALNNRIQDRINFIKNKEIELCGRDALPKEALEALVKMKESIYSHIDLKHVVNI, encoded by the coding sequence ATGTCTACGAGAAATCAATGGAATACAAGTGAAATTACCTCAAGCAATACGGTATTTTCTAGAATGAGAACTACAATAGAATCAGCTTTTTGGGGAAATAACGTTCATAATATTGAAAACTTGAAGCAAGCATATCAATTGGCAAAAAATTCGCCTGGAACTGTAGTTACAGATATGCCTGTATACGAGCCAGAAAAAATAGGCTTAGATAAAGATTCAAAGGTATTGCTTTTTAACGATGGGGATGTAAGTGCAAGATGTGCTCAAGCAAGAAGAATTCTAGGTAGTCCTGGAATTAGTGAAGATGAGTATAGTGCTGTAGTTAGAGAAGCAATATATCAAACTAGAACAAAAAAACTTTACCATGCTCAAGCCTGTATTGGACTAGATAAAGATTTTATGATAAAAGCTCATTTATTAATTCCTGAGGGCCATGAAAATATAGCTTACAACTGGCTGTTAAACTTTCAGGAGTTTAACGAAGAGTATATAAGGATGTATGAGGAATCGAAAGCTATAGGTAACGAAGGGGACATCTATGTTTTTTCAGATCCAGACTGGAAAAATGAAAATTATCCTGTTGGGCTTACAATATTTGATCCAAACCACAATTGCGCAGCGCTTTTAGGTATGAGATATTTTGGAGAGCATAAAAAAGGAACTTTAACCTTGGCTTGGGGATGCGCCAATAGAAATGGCTTTGCATCATGTCATGCTGGGCAAAAAAGATATACCTTAAAGGATGGAAGAAATTTTGTTGCAGGTGTATTTGGATTATCTGGTTCAGGCAAATCCACACTAACTCATGCAAAGCACGATGGAAAATACGAGGTTATGGTGCTTCATGACGATGCATTTGTAATTTCAGTTGAAGATGGCTCCTCTGTTGCACTTGAGCCTTCATATTTTGATAAAACTCAGGATTATCCTGCTGGCTGTGACGATAATAAATATCTAATTACAGCTCAAAATTGTGGAGTTACGATAGATGATAAAGGTAATAAAACCTTAGTAACTGAAGATATAAGAAACGGTAACGGAAGAGCAATAAAATCAAAGCTTTGGACTACTAATAGATTAGATAAGTTTGAAAATCCAGTAAATGCTATATTTTGGATTATGAAGGACGAAACATTACCTCCAGTACTTAAGCTTACTGATAATATATTAGCTGCTACTATGGGAGCAACTCTTGCAACAAAAAGAAGCAGTGCAGAAAGGTTACTACAAGGAGTAGACCCAGATGCTTTAGTTATTGAGCCATATGCCAATCCTTTTAGAACCTATCCTTTATCAGATGATTACCTTAAATTTAAAGAGCTATTTGAAAAGAGAGCTGTTGAGTGCTATATTATTAATACGGGTAGCTTTATGGGCAAGAAAATTCCTAAAGAAATAACCTTGGGGATATTAGAGGATATAGTAGATAATAAAGCGAATTTTGTTTCTTGGAATGAAATCTTTGGTATGCAGATACAAGAACTTGCTGGATTTATTCCTAATCTTTCGGATAAAAAATACTTAGAGGCACTAAATAACAGAATTCAAGATAGGATAAACTTTATTAAGAATAAAGAAATCGAACTATGCGGAAGGGATGCTCTGCCAAAAGAGGCTCTTGAAGCTTTAGTAAAAATGAAAGAGAGCATATATTCTCATATAGATTTAAAACATGTAGTAAATATATAA
- a CDS encoding ABC transporter substrate-binding protein, protein MKKIAISLLCITMLASSLLLGGCSSKQAENSQSEEKEAKKELVLALGSEPDGGFDPINGWGRYGSPLFQSTLLKRDQDMNIINDLATGYEVSEDGLTWTVSIREDAKFSDGQPLTSEDVVFTFEKLMESSSTVDLTFVDSVTSKSDFSLEFKLKSPRSTFISNLIATGIVPKKSYTSEYYQNPIGSGPLVLVQWDKGQQIIVKPNENYYGQKPNFDKITFLFLEEDAAFAAAKAGQLDMTAIPPSYASQKIEGMKLTEVSSVDNRGIMFPTVKSGEVDADSNPIGNDVTSDLAIRQAINVALDRQAIVDGVLEGYGTKAYSICDKMPWWNEETVTTDNDVDLAKKILADGGWIDADGDGILEKDNIKAEFNLVYPSGDQLRQSLAMVVADMVKPIGINIVIEAKTWDEIEAVLHKDAILMGWGSQDPLEMYNVYSSKMKGVEWYNPGYYENQKVDEYMEKALQARSEEEANEYWKKAQWDGETGLSGKGDIPWVWLVNRSHLYLVNDKLDIGKQQIQPHGHGWPLTSNIEQWKWID, encoded by the coding sequence GTGAAGAAAATAGCAATTTCACTATTATGTATTACTATGCTAGCATCTAGCTTGTTACTTGGAGGTTGTAGTAGTAAGCAAGCAGAAAATTCACAATCTGAGGAAAAAGAAGCGAAAAAAGAGCTAGTGCTAGCTCTAGGCTCAGAGCCAGATGGTGGGTTTGATCCTATAAACGGATGGGGAAGATATGGCTCGCCTCTTTTCCAAAGCACACTTTTAAAAAGAGATCAAGATATGAATATAATAAATGATTTAGCAACTGGTTACGAGGTGAGTGAAGATGGCTTAACTTGGACAGTGAGTATAAGAGAGGATGCTAAATTTTCTGATGGACAGCCACTTACATCCGAAGATGTTGTTTTTACTTTCGAAAAGTTAATGGAATCATCATCAACAGTTGATTTAACATTTGTAGATTCAGTTACAAGTAAAAGTGATTTTTCTTTAGAATTTAAACTTAAATCACCACGCTCGACATTTATATCAAATTTAATTGCAACTGGTATTGTTCCAAAAAAATCTTATACTAGTGAATATTATCAAAATCCTATAGGGTCAGGGCCACTAGTTCTTGTTCAGTGGGATAAGGGACAGCAGATAATAGTTAAACCAAATGAGAATTATTATGGACAAAAACCTAATTTCGATAAAATTACATTTTTATTTTTAGAAGAAGATGCTGCTTTTGCTGCAGCAAAGGCAGGTCAGCTTGACATGACAGCTATACCTCCAAGCTATGCATCTCAAAAAATAGAGGGAATGAAGCTTACTGAGGTTTCAAGTGTAGACAATAGAGGAATAATGTTTCCTACAGTAAAAAGTGGGGAAGTTGATGCAGATTCAAATCCAATCGGAAATGATGTTACCTCTGATTTAGCTATTCGACAAGCAATCAATGTTGCCCTTGATAGACAGGCGATAGTAGATGGTGTATTAGAAGGCTATGGAACTAAAGCGTATAGTATTTGTGACAAGATGCCATGGTGGAATGAAGAAACTGTAACGACAGATAATGATGTTGATTTAGCAAAGAAGATATTAGCTGACGGTGGATGGATAGATGCTGATGGCGATGGAATTTTGGAAAAAGACAACATTAAAGCTGAATTTAACCTAGTATACCCATCAGGGGATCAGCTAAGACAGTCGCTTGCTATGGTAGTAGCGGACATGGTTAAACCAATAGGAATAAATATAGTAATAGAGGCTAAAACTTGGGATGAAATAGAAGCAGTTTTACATAAAGATGCGATACTCATGGGATGGGGAAGTCAAGACCCTCTTGAGATGTACAATGTCTACTCAAGCAAGATGAAGGGAGTTGAGTGGTACAATCCTGGCTACTACGAAAATCAAAAAGTAGATGAGTATATGGAAAAAGCTCTTCAAGCCAGAAGTGAAGAAGAAGCAAATGAATACTGGAAAAAAGCACAATGGGATGGTGAAACTGGCCTTAGCGGTAAAGGGGACATTCCTTGGGTTTGGCTAGTTAATAGAAGTCATTTGTATTTAGTTAATGATAAGCTTGATATTGGAAAGCAACAAATACAGCCACATGGACATGGCTGGCCGTTAACCAGCAATATAGAGCAGTGGAAATGGATAGATTAG
- a CDS encoding ABC transporter permease translates to MNNNSVLTFIIKKVIRFTSLLFALCALSFVLISNSPIDPVKAYIGADMMNVGPEQRAKIEQYWGLDKPAHEQFLSWASAVARGDLGDSKIYRRPVIEIISERFAASLLLMGTAWTISGILGFILGIVSAVKKGSWIDKVIKWYCFILASTPTFWLGLLLLIVFVVWLGILPIGLAVPAGVLKTDVTLADKFMHFILPALTLSILGVANMAMHTRTKLIEVLNSDYVLFAKARGESDWEIVKNHGIRNIALPAITLQFAYFGELFGGSILAEKIFSYPGLGSAITEAGLRGDVPLLLGIVLFSAIFVFSGNLIADILYKVVDPRMRGISAS, encoded by the coding sequence ATGAATAATAACTCTGTCTTAACCTTTATTATAAAAAAAGTGATTAGATTTACAAGTCTATTATTCGCATTATGCGCATTATCATTTGTACTTATTTCGAATTCTCCTATTGATCCGGTTAAGGCATATATTGGGGCTGACATGATGAATGTCGGCCCTGAGCAAAGAGCTAAGATTGAGCAATATTGGGGACTAGATAAGCCAGCTCATGAGCAATTTCTCTCATGGGCTAGCGCCGTAGCTAGAGGAGATTTAGGAGATTCAAAAATATATAGAAGACCAGTAATAGAAATTATTTCTGAAAGATTTGCAGCATCACTACTTCTTATGGGAACAGCTTGGACCATTTCTGGAATACTTGGTTTTATTTTAGGGATAGTTTCGGCTGTGAAAAAAGGTTCATGGATAGATAAGGTAATTAAATGGTATTGCTTTATTCTTGCATCTACCCCTACATTTTGGCTTGGACTTTTGCTTCTAATAGTCTTTGTAGTATGGCTGGGAATTCTTCCTATAGGGCTTGCAGTTCCTGCTGGAGTTTTGAAAACAGATGTAACACTTGCTGACAAGTTCATGCACTTTATACTTCCGGCTCTCACCCTTAGTATTTTAGGAGTGGCAAATATGGCAATGCATACTAGAACAAAGCTAATAGAGGTACTTAATAGTGACTATGTTTTATTTGCAAAAGCCAGAGGAGAAAGCGACTGGGAAATTGTAAAAAATCATGGTATAAGAAATATTGCTCTTCCTGCTATTACACTTCAGTTTGCTTATTTTGGAGAGCTATTTGGTGGCTCTATACTGGCAGAAAAAATATTTTCCTATCCAGGATTAGGCTCAGCCATAACAGAAGCAGGACTAAGAGGGGATGTACCTCTGCTTTTAGGAATAGTGCTGTTTTCAGCAATATTTGTATTTAGTGGCAACCTAATAGCAGATATTTTGTACAAGGTTGTAGATCCAAGAATGAGGGGGATTAGTGCATCATGA